In Acidobacteriota bacterium, the genomic stretch CGCGCCCCGCCGCGGCGGGACGGTCAGGAACCGTGCCAACCGGCGCCCGGCGGCGAAAACGCACCGCGAAGGAAGCACCTCTCAAAGGACGGAGGAGAGGAGCCGGTGGGCCGCAAATGCTCCCACGTAAGCCAGCACCGTCATGTACCCGAGCTGGAACAGCGGCCACCGCCAGGTCCCTGTTTCACGGCGGGTCGTCGCCAGCGTGGCGATGCACTGCATGGCGAGAACGTAGAAGACCAGAAGGCTCACGCAGGTCGCCGGATCGAACACCGGCGTGCCGTCGGCCCGGACGGCTCGGCGCAGCGTCGCGAACAGCGGCTCCGACGGCTCGTCTCCCGTGTCCCCGACGCCGTACACCACCGCGAGGGTGGAGATGATCACCTCCCGGGCGGCGAAGGAACTCAGGATGCCGATGCCGATCTGCCAGTCGAACCCCAGCGGAGCGATGGCCGGCTCGATCACGTGCCCGATCCGCCCGGCCAGCGAGTGGGTGAGCCGGTGGCGCTCCGCAAGGGCCCGAGCCCGCGCATCCAGTTCGCGCGCCGCCGCATCGTGTCCCGCCGCGGCCTCCTGGCGCGCCTCGGCCGTCAGCTCGCTCACCGCCGCCGGAGGGGCCGCCTTGGGATAACTGGCCAGGAACCAAAGCACGATGGACATCACCAGAATGATCGAGCCCGCGGTCCGCACGAAGACCCGAGCCCGGTCGAGCGTCGTCAGCAGCGCCGTCCGGATGCTCGGCAGCTTGTACCCCGGAAGCTCGAGCACGAGGGGCCGCGACCGCCCGGGCAGAATCGTCCGCCGGAACAGGAAGGCCATCGTCAGGGCCGCCGCGACCCCGAGTCCGTAGGCGCCGGTGAACACGAGCGAGGCCAGCAGCGGGCGGTGCGGGAAGAGCAGCCCGGTGAGCATCGTGTAGACGGGGATCCTCGCCGAACAGGTGAGCAGCGGCAGCACGAGAATCGTCACCAGGCGGTCACGCCGGTCGCGGATGATCCGTGTCGACATGATCGCCGGCACGGCGCACGCATGGGCGGAAAGCATCGGGACGAACGCCTTGCCCGGCAGACCGATGCGCCGCATCAGGCGGTCCATGACGAACGCCGCACGCGCGAGATATCCGGTGTCCTCCAGCAAGGATAGGAAGAAAAACAGAATGCAGATCTGCGGCAGGAACACCAGCACGCCGCCGACCCCGCCGATGACGCCGTCCACGACCAGGCTCCGGAGGTCTCCCGGCGGGAGCAGTCGGCCCACCGCGGCGCCGGCCGTGGCAAAGCCCTGCTCGATCCAGTCCATCGGATACTGGGCGAGCCAGAAGATCATCGCGAAGACGGCGATCATGACGGCGTGGAACGCCACCACCCCTACGACCGGATGGGTCAGGAACCGGTCGATGCGGTCCGTCTGCTCCCCCCGGGTGAGCGATCGGATCCCGCTGCACCGCCGCCCGACCTCCTCCGCCCAGTCGTAGCGAGCCTTGTAGGGGCAGCCGTGGCAGGCGCACAGCGCCTCGGGCGGAGCTGGGCGGCCGGCCCGCTCGGGATCCTCCGCCAGGCGGGCGAGCACCTGCTCGAGCTGCTCGATCCCCTGTCCGGTGCGCGCCACCACCGGGACGACGGGGCATCCCAGCTCGCGTTCCAGTCGTTCGGTGTCGACCTGGATCCCCTCGCGCCGGGCGAGATCGATCATGTTGAGCGCGACCACGGTCGGCCGCCCCAGCTCGAGGATCTGGCTCGCCAGGTAGAGATTGCGCTCGAGGTGGGTGGCATCGATCAGCAGCAGAATGGCGTCGGGACGCCGCAGCCCGTCGATCTCGCCGAACAGCGCCTGCCGCGCCACCTTCTCGTCGGGGTTGGAGGACTGGATCGAGTACAGGCCCGGCAGGTCGAGCAGCTCGACCGTCCGCCCGCCGAAAGTCCGCCGGGCGGTGCGGTGTTCGAGCGTGGTGCCGGGGAAGTTCGCCGTCTTGGCGCGCAGTCCCGTCAGGGCGTTGAAGAGCGTCGTCTTGCCCGCGTTGGGGTTGCCCACCAGCGCGATCGTGAACGGCGCGTCCTGCGCGGCCGGCCTCGGCCGCGGCAGCACGCGGCGCGGCGCGATCAGCCCGCGAGACCTACGCACCCGTCCCCTCCGGACCGGCCGGACAGGGCCGGGTGAGCACCAGTTCCGCGAGACGCGCCGACACCCCGAGTCGGGCACCGAGCACCTTGACGATCATCGGATCGCCCCGCCGGACGAGCATCACGCGACGCCCCTCGCACACGCCCATCGTCTTGAGTACTTCGACGTCGTCCGTCGCCGCCCGCACCTCGGCCACCACCGCGCAGGTGTCGAGCGGGAGTTCCGTCAGGGGGATCAGTCCGGCGTCCGCGGAGGCTTCCGCAGGAGCCGCACCGCTCGGGCGGTCGGGCATGGGGTCGTCCTGGCTCGCTGGATGCCATCGTAGCGCAAGAACGGCGAATCGGCCCCTCAATCGTGGGGTTTCGCAGTCGACAGCTCGCGCTCCCCTTCGTGCCTCCGGGCCGAATCGGCACCTCGAGTGGGGTTTCGCCGCTGATTGAGCCCGCGTCGCGCCGGACGAAGTCGCGATCAGGCGAACCGGCTCCGCCTCCCCCGGGAGCCCGAGGCGACGCTGCGGGCCGCTCCGCGGTTTTCCGGCCGAGCCCGTGGGGATTCGCCTCGAGCCCGCGGCGCCGGGCGGGGATCGGGACGGCAGCGTCCGGCCGCGCTCGAATCCCGCGCTCCGCCCGGGTCCACCGGCGCTTCTCGGCGGAAAGCGGACTCGCGAAGGCCCCCCGGCAAGCTTCCGGCTGCGGCGGACGAAACGACCTCGGTTGTCGCGAACCCGGCCCGCGAGGGCGGCACCGCGGCCGGCGAAGATGCCCGCGCGGACGGGGATTCCTTGGGCTTTCAGGTCCCGCGCCCAGCGTCCACGAGAAGCCGAGCGTGGCACCTCGATCAGGAGGGCAACCCCCCGGACCGTGCGGAACTCCGCACGGCCTCCACCAGGAGCGGCTCCCGGCGGCTCGACCCGTTGGACGGGTGCGCCCGACCGCGCGGACCGCGGCCTAGCCTCCACGGGAAGCCGAGCGTGGCACCTCGGTCAGGAGGGCAATCCCTCGGACCGTGCGGAACTCCGCACGGCATCCGCGAGGAGCTGCGCCCGCCAGATCAGCCCGACGGACGGGTGCGCCGGTGGATGCGGAACGGGTCCCGAGCGATCCGAGAACAGCCGGATTCGACGCGAACGGCGAAGCGGAAGGGCCGCCAGCCCGCGACGGCCGACGGGACGACGCAAGGGATGGGGAAAAGCAACATCGCGGATGGGGCCTCAAGCCGTGGGGGGTGCATCCGCAATGGTGCGTCGGGCCGCCGAACTCGCAGGATGAGGGGAGGTTGCGGCCGCGAGTGGATCGATGACGGGGATCGGGCCAAAGTGTCCGTCCTACATTGAGTTGCGCGGCGTTTCGCACCATCGAGGAAGCACCTCCGAAGCCGTCGGCGGTGCTTCCGCGACGGTGCGCGCCGCCGCCCAATCCCGTGAAAACCCGTAGCTTTCGCGCTCCCTCGCTCCTCGAGCGGCGAGTTCGGCCGGAACCTCGTAAGGCACAACGACTTGCAGCGGAAATCGCACCATCGCGGGTGCACCTCGCAACCCGCGCGAGGTGCATCCCCAATGGTGCGTTCTCCCGTCCAACTCGCCGAGCGATCGAGGGTTACCGTCTCGAACCGCTCGACGCACGGCGGAGCGGGCACGAGTGTCGCTGCGCCACCGAGTTCGCGAGCGCCGCGCACCATCGAGGGTGCACCTTGCAAGCCATGGCGCGCGAGAGGCTCCGTTTCGATCGGCGGCGAGCCCCTATCCCGATGGTGCGTTTTCTTCCCCGGCCGGACGAGCCCTCCGAGTTTGCGGCCCCGAACCGATCCCGCCGTCCGAAATCGCGCTGAGATGGCGCCCTTCACGGAGTCGGCCGGCGTTGCGCACCGTCCGGGGTGCACCTCCGACGGGCCGCCGCGGACAGGACAGGCGGCGCTCGGCACCCCGCCCCGCCTCCCCCACTCGGATCGGGCCTCCGCCGGGGGCTCCCCCGCGCTCTCGCCCGTCCGGGGGGCCCCTCCTTTTCCGAGCTACACCCTCGGCGGTGGGTTTGCGGAACCGACTCCGCAGAGAGCGAGAGGTGCATCCCGGGCCGGTGCGTTTTCGCACCGAGGCCGTCGGGCGACCGGAGGATGGGAGGTGCATCCCCAATGGTGCGTTTTCGCATCCAAGCCGCTGATCGCTATGAGGTTGCGGTCCCGATCGGCTCGGTGCCGGCGATGTCGGGCCAATTCTTTGTCCGCCAACGAGTTGCACGCGATTTCGCACCATCGAGGGTGCACCTCCCGGAGGATGCGGCCCCGGGTGGCCGCGAGACGTCCGGCGGCTCGTTGTCCGGCTCGTTGAGCGACCGCAGGTCGCGGCCTCGGACGGCCCCGTGGCCGCGAGATCGGCCGAAACCTCGATCCGCCGTCGAGCTGCGAAGCGACCCGCACCATTGAGGGTGCACTTCCCCGAAAACGGGGACTTCGCCGGGAAACCACCGTCCGGATCCGGCCGTCCACTGCAGCTTTCGAGCTCTCGACAAAAAAGATCGCTATTCAGCCCCCGGGATGCACCAGCCGCGTTTTGCCGGGGGGTGGATCGCGGCGGGAACGCGCCCTGCCGCCCTCCGCGCGCTCACCCGCACTGAAGGAAGGCACCCCGGTCCGCGGGAAGGTTGCGCCCGCGGGGCGGCCGGCGCTTCAGAGAACCGCCCGCAGCAGGGTCACCAGCAGGGCCGAGAGCAGGAACGAGGCGGGCAGGGTGACGATCCAGGCCCCGAAGATGTCGCGGACCACGCGCCGATCCAGCGCGGCGAGCCCCCTGGCCAGCCCCACACCGATGACCGAGCCGACGAGGGTGTGCGTCGTCGAGATCGGAATGCCGGCCTTCGAGCAGACCAGGACGGTGGTGGCCGCGGCGAATTCGGCGCAGAAGCCGCGCGACGGGGTCAGTGCGGTGATCTTCCGCCCGATCGTATCCATCACCTTGTAGCCCCACGTCGCGAGGCCGACGACGATCCCCGCTCCGCCCAGGGTCAGGATCCACAGCGGCACCGGCGCCTTCGCCGCCACTCCGCCGGAGACGTACGCGCTCCAAACGCCGGCCACCGGCCCCACCGCGTTCGCGACGTCGTTCGCCCCGTGGGCGAACGCCACGTA encodes the following:
- the feoB gene encoding ferrous iron transport protein B — protein: MALVGNPNAGKTTLFNALTGLRAKTANFPGTTLEHRTARRTFGGRTVELLDLPGLYSIQSSNPDEKVARQALFGEIDGLRRPDAILLLIDATHLERNLYLASQILELGRPTVVALNMIDLARREGIQVDTERLERELGCPVVPVVARTGQGIEQLEQVLARLAEDPERAGRPAPPEALCACHGCPYKARYDWAEEVGRRCSGIRSLTRGEQTDRIDRFLTHPVVGVVAFHAVMIAVFAMIFWLAQYPMDWIEQGFATAGAAVGRLLPPGDLRSLVVDGVIGGVGGVLVFLPQICILFFFLSLLEDTGYLARAAFVMDRLMRRIGLPGKAFVPMLSAHACAVPAIMSTRIIRDRRDRLVTILVLPLLTCSARIPVYTMLTGLLFPHRPLLASLVFTGAYGLGVAAALTMAFLFRRTILPGRSRPLVLELPGYKLPSIRTALLTTLDRARVFVRTAGSIILVMSIVLWFLASYPKAAPPAAVSELTAEARQEAAAGHDAAARELDARARALAERHRLTHSLAGRIGHVIEPAIAPLGFDWQIGIGILSSFAAREVIISTLAVVYGVGDTGDEPSEPLFATLRRAVRADGTPVFDPATCVSLLVFYVLAMQCIATLATTRRETGTWRWPLFQLGYMTVLAYVGAFAAHRLLSSVL
- a CDS encoding ferrous iron transport protein A, with the protein product MPDRPSGAAPAEASADAGLIPLTELPLDTCAVVAEVRAATDDVEVLKTMGVCEGRRVMLVRRGDPMIVKVLGARLGVSARLAELVLTRPCPAGPEGTGA